One genomic segment of Deltaproteobacteria bacterium includes these proteins:
- the cobD gene encoding threonine-phosphate decarboxylase CobD: MKPSALHGGNIFRASEELGVPEDKIMDFSASINPLGMPKGVIIEIDRNLKYLSHYPDTDAKALRLEIAKYHNIDPKHIICGNGSTELIYLIIRALQPKRVLIPVPTFSEYDRACKSYGASVLNYGLKKENNFDINVDEFIDVMSGKGELCDMVFLCNPNNPTGRLIQKKDVLRIAAAAKALKSYLIVDEAFIDFVPDASVIHEVEKNPYLIMIRSMTKFYALAGLRLGYGIFPLKIIDVIKQHKEPWTINTLAQMAGIAALRDSLYKNATYILIDIEKQFLVSNFSKSGIRFLHSYANFYLLKLSNADQLYDDLREKGMLVRLCSDFKGLDKTYIRVAVRTREENVRLLSALVPHRNISLDRD, translated from the coding sequence ATGAAACCCTCGGCATTACATGGTGGTAATATATTCAGGGCAAGTGAAGAATTGGGGGTTCCTGAAGACAAAATAATGGATTTTAGTGCATCTATAAATCCACTTGGAATGCCAAAGGGTGTTATCATAGAGATTGATCGCAACCTTAAATATCTTTCTCATTATCCTGATACCGATGCAAAGGCACTCAGGCTTGAGATTGCAAAATACCACAATATAGATCCAAAACATATTATCTGTGGTAATGGCAGCACAGAACTTATATACCTTATCATAAGGGCACTACAGCCTAAGAGGGTACTTATTCCGGTGCCGACATTCTCTGAGTATGATAGGGCATGCAAGAGTTATGGGGCAAGTGTTTTAAACTATGGGTTAAAAAAAGAGAATAACTTTGATATAAACGTGGATGAATTTATAGACGTAATGAGTGGAAAAGGTGAATTATGCGACATGGTATTTTTATGCAATCCCAATAACCCAACAGGAAGGCTTATTCAAAAAAAAGATGTTTTGAGGATTGCTGCTGCTGCAAAGGCATTAAAGTCTTATCTGATTGTTGATGAGGCATTTATTGATTTTGTCCCGGATGCATCTGTAATCCATGAGGTTGAGAAAAATCCTTATCTGATCATGATAAGATCCATGACAAAGTTTTATGCATTGGCTGGTTTAAGGCTTGGTTATGGCATATTCCCATTAAAGATTATAGATGTTATCAAGCAACATAAAGAACCTTGGACAATAAATACACTTGCACAAATGGCAGGTATAGCCGCACTGAGGGATTCTTTATATAAAAATGCCACTTATATATTGATTGATATTGAAAAGCAATTCCTTGTAAGCAATTTTAGTAAGTCTGGTATAAGGTTTTTACATTCTTATGCCAATTTTTATCTGTTGAAACTATCAAATGCAGATCAACTATATGATGATTTAAGGGAGAAAGGAATGCTTGTCAGGCTATGCTCTGATTTCAAAGGACTTGATAAGACTTACATTAGGGTTGCAGTAAGAACAAGGGAAGAGAACGTGCGTCTGCTATCTGCCTTAGTGCC